A genomic segment from Solibacillus sp. FSL H8-0538 encodes:
- a CDS encoding heme-dependent oxidative N-demethylase family protein, which produces MFTQGLDFKTTDLDTFPFPFTSDNYRYSNDLKRLQNLNCIEVTPEYELQVRTKRRLLDEQPEVRFQQLENTHYMQWEVLEMLVDMAVERYPEHFDVDKDGNNWIFRNNIFGEEFTFVFGDSSTIPQAPLNFIGRHFHNDFVMMVHRDKNFFLEVGQVSYAALFSANWNAGMSFDEIHAPVPFVSRKGDQLVERIRKFLLAIEPGEPWTRINWNLMADRWDVNYETMDIWEPQRNLITSENAGELVRLRVEEQKFYRMPRSNSILFVLNTQFLPLEDLKLRQEWFDLTYSVLQDIPPAMAEYKGIAPFLSQSIEYLRREAERIKKDM; this is translated from the coding sequence ATGTTCACACAGGGATTAGATTTTAAAACAACGGATTTGGATACATTTCCATTCCCATTTACATCGGATAATTACCGGTATTCCAATGATTTAAAACGTCTTCAAAACCTGAATTGCATCGAGGTGACCCCAGAGTATGAGTTGCAAGTTCGTACGAAACGTCGCTTGTTAGATGAGCAGCCAGAGGTCCGCTTTCAACAGCTGGAGAATACGCATTATATGCAGTGGGAAGTACTTGAGATGCTTGTTGATATGGCAGTTGAACGTTATCCTGAGCATTTCGACGTAGATAAAGACGGGAATAATTGGATATTCCGCAACAATATTTTCGGTGAAGAGTTTACGTTTGTATTTGGGGATTCTTCGACAATTCCGCAAGCACCACTAAACTTTATCGGGCGTCACTTCCACAATGACTTTGTTATGATGGTGCACCGCGATAAAAACTTTTTTTTAGAGGTTGGTCAAGTATCCTATGCGGCGCTCTTTTCAGCAAACTGGAACGCTGGAATGTCGTTTGATGAAATTCATGCACCGGTTCCATTCGTTTCACGAAAGGGCGATCAATTAGTAGAGCGTATTCGTAAGTTTTTATTAGCCATTGAGCCAGGTGAACCATGGACGCGTATTAACTGGAACTTAATGGCTGATCGTTGGGACGTAAACTATGAAACTATGGATATTTGGGAGCCACAACGTAATCTCATAACTTCAGAAAATGCGGGAGAACTTGTACGCTTACGGGTAGAGGAACAAAAGTTCTATCGTATGCCTCGTAGTAACTCGATCTTATTCGTCCTAAATACACAGTTTTTACCATTAGAAGATTTAAAGTTGCGCCAAGAATGGTTTGACTTAACATATAGCGTACTACAAGATATCCCACCAGCAATGGCGGAATATAAAGGCATTGCGCCATTTCTATCACAATCTATTGAGTATTTACGTCGTGAAGCAGAGCGCATAAAAAAAGATATGTAA
- a CDS encoding cytosine permease, which yields MFFARYGIDTFVGFRSALGYVGSTIFFGIFLILTLGYMSVAMFITGQAVMEIAIWLELPAFFTSVTTGAPFFAIALFFVAFMVTIKGPMAIRKFNLVAVPAFLLFLLGLLVIILFAPNVPALSSLLPAEPFDIKSQSFMTALEINIGTGFSWLPYLGQYARLAKRESSAYKASFYSYGIIVCLAAIIGALATLIVGTLDPASWMMALAGTWGGLIGLLMLIVANIGAVIFLMYSQAISFKTMFPKRSWLFSMGTTLPTILLLLSPAFYNAFNSFMAVISFIMASLGGIIIADYFFVKKQKISLRQLYDTDGAYKYWKGINPSAILAILASIFVYWGLYNPLTSESSTLFLYTSAGIPTYFVALIVYYVSAKFIFRYEVDHATTPAPVISQDNAF from the coding sequence TTGTTTTTTGCAAGGTATGGAATTGATACGTTTGTTGGATTCCGTAGCGCACTTGGATATGTAGGTTCAACCATTTTCTTCGGTATTTTCTTAATTCTAACCCTTGGATATATGTCAGTTGCAATGTTTATAACAGGTCAGGCTGTAATGGAAATTGCCATTTGGCTCGAATTGCCAGCGTTCTTTACAAGTGTGACAACAGGTGCACCGTTCTTTGCAATTGCGTTATTTTTCGTTGCCTTTATGGTCACGATTAAAGGACCCATGGCGATTCGGAAATTCAATTTAGTTGCAGTGCCAGCATTCCTATTATTTTTACTGGGCTTACTTGTAATAATTCTATTTGCTCCAAATGTGCCAGCGCTCAGCTCCCTTTTACCTGCTGAGCCATTTGATATAAAATCACAGTCGTTTATGACCGCATTAGAAATTAACATTGGTACTGGCTTCTCATGGTTGCCGTATTTAGGGCAATATGCACGTCTTGCAAAGCGTGAATCCAGCGCATATAAGGCGAGTTTTTATAGCTATGGCATTATCGTTTGCTTAGCTGCTATTATTGGTGCGCTTGCCACATTAATTGTTGGGACATTGGATCCGGCGAGTTGGATGATGGCGCTTGCTGGTACATGGGGTGGCTTAATCGGATTATTAATGCTTATTGTAGCGAATATTGGGGCTGTTATTTTCCTTATGTATTCACAAGCAATTAGCTTTAAAACAATGTTTCCTAAACGTTCTTGGTTATTTTCGATGGGGACAACACTCCCAACGATTCTTCTATTATTGAGTCCGGCATTCTATAATGCATTCAACTCATTCATGGCTGTCATTTCATTTATTATGGCAAGTCTTGGTGGTATTATCATCGCGGATTACTTCTTTGTCAAGAAACAGAAAATTTCTTTGCGTCAGCTGTATGATACAGACGGTGCTTATAAGTATTGGAAGGGGATTAACCCATCGGCGATTTTAGCAATTTTAGCAAGTATTTTCGTTTACTGGGGACTTTACAACCCACTTACATCGGAGTCTAGCACGCTGTTCCTATATACTTCAGCTGGAATTCCAACCTACTTTGTTGCACTCATAGTGTACTATGTTTCAGCAAAATTTATTTTCCGATATGAAGTGGACCATGCTACAACACCAGCACCAGTTATCTCACAGGATAATGCATTTTAA